A single region of the Mustela lutreola isolate mMusLut2 chromosome 2, mMusLut2.pri, whole genome shotgun sequence genome encodes:
- the CLDN1 gene encoding claudin-1 yields the protein MANAGLQLLGFILAFLGWIGSIISTALPQWKIYSYAGDNIVTAQAIYEGLWMSCVSQSTGQIQCKVFDSLLNLNSTLQATRALMVIGILLGLIAIFVATIGMKCMKCLEDDEVQKMRMAVIGGVIFLIAGLAVLVATAWYGNRIVQEFYDPMTPVNARYEFGQALFTGWAAASLCLLGGALLCCSCPRKTTSYPTPRPYPKPAPSSGKDYV from the exons ATGGCCAACGCGGGGCTGCAGCTCTTAGGCTTCATCCTGGCCTTCCTGGGCTGGATCGGCTCCATTATCAGCACGGCACTGCCCCAGTGGAAGATTTACTCCTATGCGGGGGACAACATCGTGACGGCCCAGGCCATCTACGAGGGGCTGTGGATGTCCTGCGTGTCGCAGAGCACCGGGCAGATTCAGTGCAAAGTCTTCGACTCCTTGCTGAATCTGAACA GTACATTGCAAGCCACCCGCGCTTTGATGGTGATTGGCATCCTGCTGGGACTGATAGCCATCTTTGTGGCCACAATTGGCATGAAGTGTATGAAGTGCTTGGAAGACGACGAGGTGCAGAAGATGCGGATGGCTGTCATTGGGGGCGTGATCTTTCTTATTGCAG gTCTGGCTGTTTTAGTTGCCACAGCATGGTATGGCAATAGAATTGTTCAAGAATTTTATGACCCCATGACCCCAGTCAATGCCAG GTATGAATTTGGTCAGGCTCTCTTTACTGGCTGGgctgctgcctctctctgccttctgggagGTGCCCTACTTTGCTGCTCCTGTCCCCGAAAAACAACATCTTACCCAACACCGCGGCCCTATCCAAAACCTGCACCTTCCAGTGGGAAAGACTATGTGTGA